TAACGCCGGTGAGGAAGCAAAACTTGAGATAAGGGTCTGCGTCTTTGAGTACGGAATAGAAGTTTTTTAACTCTTCGCGTATTTCTGCGGCTAGTTCGGGCTTGTGGATGTTATCAAGGATGGGTTTGTCGTATTCGTCGATAAGGACAACAGCTTTTTGGTTATGTTTTTCCACTAAGACTTCTATCAGTTCCTTGAAGCGACCTTTGATAGAGGGGTAGGTCAATTTTACTTGGTAGAATTTTTCGTGTTCGAGAAATATTTCCTGGAAAGTATTTTGGAGTTCGTCAACGCTTCGATGTACCCCGGAGCCAAAAGAAATATAGACTACGGGATATTTTT
The Thermodesulfatator atlanticus DSM 21156 genome window above contains:
- a CDS encoding AAA family ATPase yields the protein MAKKKLPVGIQSFEKIRTDNFYYVDKTPFVKKLVDEGGGYFFLSRPRRFGKSLFLDTLRQAFLGKRELFHGLFLENNWDWSQKYPVVYISFGSGVHRSVDELQNTFQEIFLEHEKFYQVKLTYPSIKGRFKELIEVLVEKHNQKAVVLIDEYDKPILDNIHKPELAAEIREELKNFYSVLKDADPYLKFCFLTGV